One Plasmodium sp. gorilla clade G2 genome assembly, chromosome: 12 genomic window carries:
- a CDS encoding sentrin-specific protease 1 codes for MNFYKLKKKGEEDYNKYISNKEKKKKVDKNFLYEDEYIHIKKSRDRKSEVSINDGEYELKKKKNSYLYENKYNDNNMMGINNMNNKIYKDKMNKHISNHKKNHNRNIHKDNNEESNSEGFLWSYMKNIYSSVSTAVKNNIFTNDKKNNINDISSFKTKSISNNSRLIDKNVKKNKNNRDLHINEYKYDYVQEKFKDNISSFHKRHEKNYKKIYEHNYNDEEEDDEDEEKEEEYDEKGKKKEIQKKKKKKKDHNIYYDLSENDLNFLFKSDNDDYNNNNNIKYENNLIHMNTVKKDEKVMNTLYNDILHVTDENIYMDHNKKKKSQIINKNIYHDNIIEHDKSKQKNGHDEDNFFFNNRKSHLNVQKGVRQKGYHDNKNIYDNNSNNNKKNYSNNNNDVHSFFNKKDGHTSTNLYNININDKNDFFLHSSDEEQEKKYTKNLEIKKEKTNNHVILSNKNSDERKSMDHMKHSKSSVRNINIVNNDHNREDEMIFKTHTQNHNSTEKLYYENIFEEINKDTNVLQHVKENTSSNVKTNIVKDKNEKINNIDNIDNIDNHIKNKNSDIQNDKELHVEYDMSSNLCDKNNFLNTTTPITDNGSNDVYNINSNNHSKILNKEDVFNDDTIKDNDELKKLRYEYKNLINIIDSFIDETLNSDVHKNSPVYKENVNKKNDKIYITNKDDFLNDKNNYNDDDVYNSFDDDYENSMKLIEDTSSEDKNKYVILKYDEDSLIEALEKLRIDKKKINNKLIKLKDKYQEDIERDEFDDDKKKKKIDKNIFFKCSKKEYYEKAIIILNEKIENRVLIEKFNVPLLYSQIKCLIDTRWLNDEIINFYLSMLQEYNEQYIKNNSLTFIPKIFTFSTFFFQSLNFNGSYNYSKVSRWTKRKQVDIFSFDLILIPLHVGGNHWTLGSIHMKDKKICLYDSLNGSNKKFFEYMKRYIVDEMKDKKQKDLDISLWAYSKEGFSEKGIPHQENGYDCGVFTCMFAKCLSFNREFDFNQRDIKDIRLKMAYEISQGCLVF; via the exons atgaacttttataaattaaaaaaaaaaggagaggaagattataataaatatataagtaataaagaaaaaaagaaaaaggttgataaaaattttttatatgaagatgaatatatacatattaagaAATCAAGAGATCGAAAAAGTGAGGTATCAATAAATGATGGTGagtatgaattaaaaaaaaaaaaaaattcatatttatatgaaaataaatataatgataataatatgatgggaataaataatatgaataataaaatatataaagataaaatgaataaacatatatctaatcataaaaaaaatcataatagaaatattcataaagataataatgaagaatcTAATTCAGAAGGATTTCTTTGGAGCtacatgaaaaatatttattcttcTGTTAGCACAGctgttaaaaataatatttttacaaatgataaaaaaaataatataaatgatatatcttCTTTTAAAACAAAATCGATATCTAATAATTCAAGATTAattgataaaaatgtaaaaaaaaataaaaataatagagatttacatattaatgaatataaatatgattatgtacaagaaaaatttaaagaTAATATTTCATCATTTCATAAAAgacatgaaaaaaattataaaaaaatatatgaacataattataatgatgaggaagaagatgatgaagatgaagaaaaagaagaagaatatgatgagaaggggaaaaaaaaagaaatacaaaaaaaaaaaaaaaaaaaaaaagatcataatatatattatgatttatCAGAGAatgatttaaattttttatttaaatctgATAATGacgattataataataataataatataaaatatgaaaataatttaattcatATGAATACTGTAAAGAAAGATGAAAAAGTAAtgaatacattatataatgatatactTCATGTTACTGatgagaatatatatatggatcataataaaaaaaaaaaaagtcaaattataaataaaaatatttatcatgataatattattgaaCATGATAAGTCTAAACAAAAGAATGGACATGATGAGGacaactttttttttaataataggAAAAGTCATTTGAATGTTCAAAAAGGTGTAAGACAAAAAGGATATCacgataataaaaatatatatgacaataatagtaataataataaaaaaaattatagtaataataataatgatgtacattccttttttaataaaaaggatGGACATACATCAAccaatttatataatataaatataaatgataaaaatgatttcTTCCTACACTCTTCAGATGAAGAACaggaaaagaaatatacaaagaatttagaaataaaaaaagaaaaaactaACAACCatgttatattatcaaataagAATTCTGATGAAAGAAAAAGTATGGATCATATGAAACATTCAAAGAGTAGTgttagaaatataaatattgtcaACAATGATCATAATAGAGAAGACGAAATGATATTCAAAACACATACACAGAATCATAATTCTacagaaaaattatattatgaaaatatttttgaagaaattaataaagaCACAAACGTTTTACAACATGTTAAAGAAAATACATCATCTAAtgtaaaaacaaatattgttaaagataaaaatgaaaaaattaataatatagataatatagataatatagataatcatataaaaaataaaaatagtgaTATACAAAACGATAAAGAATTACATGTAGAATATGATATGTCTTCTAATTTatgtgataaaaataattttttaaatacgaCCACACCTATAACAGATAACGGTTCTAATgatgtttataatattaatagtaataatcaTTCCAAAATTTTAAACAAAGAAGATGTTTTTAATGATGACACCATTAAAGATAatgatgaattaaaaaaattaagatatgaatataaaaacttaattaatataattgatTCATTTATTGATGAAACTTTAAATTCTGATGTACATAAAAATTCTCCTgtttataaagaaaatgtaaataaaaaaaatgacaaaatatatattacaaataaggatgattttttaaatgataaaaataattataatgatgatgatgtaTACAATAGTTTCGATGATGATTATGAAAATAGTATGAAATTAATTGAGGATACATCATcagaagataaaaataaatatgttatcTTAAAATATGACGAAGATTCATTAATTGAAGCATTAGAGAAATTACgaattgataaaaaaaaaataaataataaattaataaaattaaaagataaatatcAAGAAGATATAGAAAGAGATGAATTTGAtgatgacaaaaaaaaaaaaaaaattgataaaaatattttttttaaatgtagtaaaaaagaatattatgaaaaagctataattatattaaatgaaaaaattgaaaatcgAGTTTTAATTGAAAAATTTAATGTacctttattatattcacaAATTAAATGTCTTATAGATACAAGATGGttaaatgatgaaataattaatttctATCTAAGTATGTTACAAGAATATAAtgaacaatatataaaaaataattctctTACATTTATACCCaaaatttttacatttagtactttttttttccaatctttaaattttaatggatcatataattatagtaAAGTATCTAGATGgacaaaaagaaaacaagTTGATATATTCTCTTTTGATTTAATACTTATACCTTTACATGTCGGAGGAAACCATTGGACTCTTGGTTCTATTCATatgaaagataaaaaaatatgtttgtATGATTCTTTGAATggatcaaataaaaaattctttgaatatatgaaaagatATATAGTTGACGAAATGAAGGATAAAAAGCAAAAAGATTTGGACATATCCTTATGGGCATATAGCAAAGAGGGTTTTTCTGag aaAGGAATTCCTCATCAGGAAAATGGATACGATTGTGGTGTGTTTACATGTATGTTTGCAAAGTGTTTAAGTTTTAATCGAGAATTTGATTTTAATCAAAGAGATATAAAGGACATTCGATTAAAAAtg GCTTATGAAATATCTCAAGGTTGTTTagtattttaa
- a CDS encoding homocysteine S-methyltransferase, putative, protein MTKYLYTLDGGKISELGRLGYENFDFLSYEMKGEHEKNDDMISILENIHLSYLLGGCNIIGTNTFQVNLHSFKKLGIDNGQEILNKYINIAYNSLLKYQEIKRKSKDDINVLINPRNKNNISVYDYLSSYHNVRKKFDILHEKDFSFNIDNYLKDIKIEQSIGNNKYKKFNKSTDNYISFSNGPYSSTFADFSEYSGVMHKNKDKKGNKKMKKNVEKEEDEKKKKKKVSEYYQLDKNIINNKNNINRNIKKSINYREYNKYSLYYDIQMNIPRLNFYGREKYNPIEIVPKIKKKNENINYKGQTNIINKYNNNNNNNNNDDEIFFDKKLFNYGIEYYIDVSDQEIISNCLFKLNTFCKNHDKLHLFSLTTFSNIREVLTFYNCIKYYGSTFNNKVIINFFCNSCKYVGCSKYSFFDIVSILLYLDSYNKYIKAIGLNCVNIEYVYDLFYPFKKYICPYNNININLYHSQNNQMNNIVRNVMNDLKKNRYIYDMNFFCSPNKSLEVVSFDDTNGDVQFHNSSNQTNHVYNYIGKWINVHVNGFGGCCYYNPYDISLINYKINELL, encoded by the coding sequence ATGACAAAATATTTGTACACTTTGGATGGAGGTAAGATTAGCGAGTTAGGGCGTCTTGGATATGAAAATTTCGATTTTTTATCCTATGAAATGAAAGGAgaacatgaaaaaaatgatgatatgatatctatattagaaaatattcatttaagTTATTTATTAGGTGGTTGTAATATTATAGGTACTAATACGTTTCAAGTTAATTTGCATAGTTTCAAAAAGTTAGGTATTGATAACGGACaagaaattttaaataaatatattaatatagcATATAATagtcttttaaaatatcaagaaataaagagaaaaagtaaagatgatataaatgtattGATAAATcctagaaataaaaataatatatctgttTATGATTATTTGTCTTCTTATCACAacgtaagaaaaaaatttgataTTTTACATGAAAAagatttttcatttaatatagataattatttgaaagatataaaaattgaaCAAAGCAtaggaaataataaatataaaaaatttaataaaagtacagataattatatttctttttctaatgGTCCATATAGTAGTACTTTTGCAGATTTCAGTGAATATTCAGGTGTAATGCACAagaataaagataaaaaagggaataaaaaaatgaagaaaaatgtagaaaaagaagaagatgaaaaaaaaaaaaaaaaaaaagtgagcGAATATTATCAACTTGATAAaaacattattaataataagaataatattaataggaatataaaaaaatctaTTAATTATagagaatataataaatattctttatattatgatatacaAATGAATATACCAAGACTTAATTTTTATGGtcgagaaaaatataatcccATAGAAATTGTAcccaaaattaaaaaaaaaaatgaaaacataAATTATAAGGGTCagacaaatataataaataaatataataataataataataataataataatgatgatgagaTATTTTTcgataaaaaattattcaattATGGaatagaatattatatagatgTAAGTGATCAAGAGATTATATCAAATTGCTTATTCAAATTAAATACATTTTGTAAAAACCATGATaaattacatttattttctttaacaACTTTTTCAAATATAAGAGAAGTACTAACATTTTATAATtgcataaaatattatggatctacatttaataataaggttattataaattttttttgtaatagtTGTAAATATGTAGGATGTtcaaaatattctttttttgatattgtaagtattttattatatttagattcttacaataaatatattaaagctATAGGATTAAATTGTGTTAATATAGAATAtgtatatgatttattttacccttttaaaaaatatatatgtccatataataatattaatattaatttgtaTCACAGTCAAAATAACCAAATGAATAACATTGTAAGAAATGTAATGAATgacctaaaaaaaaatagatatatatatgatatgaattttttttgttcaccTAATAAATCTTTAGAAGTGGTATCATTTGATGATACAAATGGAGATGTACAGTTTCATAATTCATCAAATCAGACAAATCATGTATACAACTATATTGGGAAGTGGATAAATGTGCATGTAAATGGTTTTGGTGGCTGTTGCTATTATAATCCTTACGACATATCTTtgattaattataaaattaatgagttattataa